The Cherax quadricarinatus isolate ZL_2023a chromosome 67, ASM3850222v1, whole genome shotgun sequence genome contains the following window.
CAGACTGGAGCAGACTGACCCGGTCATCGGTCAAGTGTATACAACCTCTCATACACTCGACCCTCATGAGTTTACTCAAGGTAAGACTAAGGTCATGGTTTGTAAAGTTGCTATGGGAAAAAATAATAGTAGTCAGTAGGAGAGAACAAATTACTTAAATGTGTTTGAGTTCCAGTTGGTTCCAATTATGAAGTTATGATACACTCGAACGatggttcatggttcatggttcatggttcatggttcatggttcatggttcatggttcatggttcatggtTCATTCTTCTGTGTATTCACTGACTCGTTATACCACCACTGAATTTAGCAAAAGTGAATGTATTTCCCTGAATAAATGAGTTTATACAGTGATTGATGTATGGTACAGTGCACCCGTATTATCAGGACAAGTTTTTTTTAATTAGTGTACCTGTTGAAGAAAGCCACTTGTGCAATATATGGTAATCtatgttgaggaaacgtttcgctgtcagtcagtggcttcttcagtccaataccgaGAATAGCTGTGAAAGATGAGAAGGtaaatgagataatcagtccctcagactagaGTCGTTGTGTTCTGTCCAGTagtcttgagaaaagtacagcacATTCTCGGAGAAGTTGCTTATATATGTGGGGGCTGCaggccaccatcagcaacagcctggttgaccaggcaagcaccagacgagcctggcccaaggccgggcaccaggagtagaaaaactcgcgggactcatcaaaggtatatactgcagtcagggaagTAGAAGCAGTAGGTGGCGGAGTCACCATTGGACAAATCCACTAGTGTAAATAGGTCATGACTGTAGGTTAGGAAAGCATTAGGATACTTCCAGTAGGTACTGGAACAGCTTGTGGGATCACTAGTTAAGGCGGACATTCAATCCAGACGGTCACCCATCCAATTACTTGCCTCATGAAACTGCAACTTTCGGCATGTGTAAATGAGAGGAATTTTTTTTTCAGGGTGAGGTGAAggaatgtgagagggagagtgaagcCAGGGTGTGGTATCCACCTCCCGACACATTGGGAAGGTCCTACCTGCTCTCACTACCTAATTACTCCCTGGACACCTGGCAGGAACTCTGTATTGATCCCCGTGATCCCACAACCTTCCCAGAGTATAAAACTGGGGAGTATGGCGTCCCAGAAGCTCAGAGAAATCCTTTAAATCCGCAGATACAAGTGCAGGCTGGGTCAAGTGGCTTTCACGACTCTGGAAATCTTCCACAATCCTCTCTAGAAGCGCATCTAGTAGCAACTCAACCCCAACCCTCAAGTTATATACAAATGCCTCTAAACTATATACAGCCTCAGATAACTTCACATTCGGGCATAATACAACTAGAAAGCTTCAGAAATACTGAGGTAAGCAGTGTTCAGCACCCGAGGCTCCTCAGACTGGGTCTCCCACACACGCTGCTGGATCTTCCTCACAACGAGCAACCACAAGAACTTGGAGTGACTGAGTCACATCTCGGAGCACACGACCTGCCTGCCTCTGATCTAAATACACACCTCCGGGTAAGTTATTAAAATATCCGTGCAATTTATTAATTCCATAAGGTTTCAACTTGTTTATAAAAACACTTATATGCAGTTAAGGATATGTAATAAAGGAAACTTCTCGCTACGGGTTAGTTGTGCTGTCTGAGCGGCTaaggtgccagatcaatcaggttgtgatggatatgcggggctgcgggccaccaacagcaacagcctggttgaccaggcaagcaccaaacgagcttgacccatggccgggctccgggaatacaaaaactctcgaaactcatccaaAGTATAAAGGTAAGTTTAGTGTACATCCCCAGGATCATCCTGCGAGCGGTaactaaaaaaaaacagaattacAGTCACAATGGGCATAATAGCAtctcaaaaaatatatattacagtcccaggtggcttcttcagttcaatgaCTTTTTTCTTACTGTCATTATCCACATCTCGATaataccagtatacctggagacctccaggtctccaggtataaTACAAATGTACCATATACTGCCTCTAATGTTTACACTTCAGGGAGacaccttgatgccggtgaaggtatcAAGGTGTCTCCCTGAGGTGTTTTCCTTTTCACCAGCCCTTGAAGAGAGTACTTTGATGCTGTCTCCCTGAGGTGTTTTCCTTTTCACCAGCCCTTGAAGAGAGTACTTTGATGCTGGTGGAATGTTCTTCGTCCAGGGAAGTGGAGAGTGCCATCTACTTTCTATGATTATATCTGAGTACCTCCCTTTTCAAGGCTGGAGGTCAGGGTTAAGGGTCAGTCTGAGTTATACCAAGTGATCTTGTATTGACCTGGTCAGTCATACAGGTGTTGATATATTGACCTGGTCAGTCAAGCAGGTGTTGATGTATTGACCTGGTCAGTCATACAGGTGTTGATATATTGACCTGGTCAGTCAAGCAGGTGTTGATGTATTGACCTGGTCAGTCATACAGGTGTTGATGTATTGACCTGGTCAGTCAAGCAGGTGTTGATGTATTGACCTGGTCAGTCAAGCAGGTGTTGATGTATTGACCTGGTCAGTCAAGCAGGTGTTGATGTATTGACCTGGCCAGTCATACAGGTGTTCTTGTATTGGCCTGATTATTCATATAAGTGTTTCCATACAGGTTAGTCTTCTAGACCTGATCACTTCAGTGTTCCCTCACAGGTCGGTCTTCTTGACCTGGTCTATGACAAACCCAACAACAGGACACCACACCACCTTCTTCGTTGGTTCGGAACCATATACACGTGAGtactagtagtatcagcagtataATGACTGTTGCAGGACGAAGCGAGGGTGGTCATAAGGTTCCTGTAGCTAGGTGCTGGTTTCAGGTGAATTATTCCAGctacaggggcgccacgagtacgctaagagacaacacagtaagtatcagggaccaaagactgttaaaactgcctcccagcatacataaggggaattaccaatagacccctggcagtcttcaagacggagctggacaggtacctaaaatTAGCaagcctggttacagaccgggccgcgggggcgttgacccctgaaaccctctccaggtataactgTGGTGGTTTAGAACTTAGTTTGGTTATAATAATACAATTGCGGTATTTTGACTTATGGTTTATTATTCAATCACAATAGACCCTCATATTTAAGGCATTATCTCTCAGTCACCATAGACCCTTAtataggagggccccacttatatcggagggccccacttatataggagggccccacttatatcggagggccccacttatataggagggccccacttatataggAGGGGCCCACTTAtataggagggccccacttatataggagggccccacttatatatgagggccccacttatataggagggccccacttatatatgagggccccacttatataggagggccccacttatataggagggccccacttatataggagggccccacttatataggagggtcccacttatataggagggccccacttatataggagggccccacttatataggagggccccacttatataggagggccccacttatatatgagggccccacttatataggagggccccacttatataggagggccccacttatataggagggccccacttatataggagggccccacttatatatgaaggccccacttatataggagggccccacttatataggagggccccacttatatatgaaggccccacttatataggagggccccacttatacaggagggccccacttatataggagggccccacttatatcgGAGGCCCCCACTTAtataggagggccccacttatatcgGAGGCCCCCACTTATAtatgagggccccacttatataggagggccccacttatatatgagggccccacttatataggAGTGCCCCACTTAtataggagggccccacttacataggagggccccacttatacaggagggccccacttatataggagggccccacttatataggagggccccacttatataggagggccccacttatacaggagggccccacttatataggagggccccacttatataggagggccccacttatatatgagggccccacttatataggagggccccacttatacaggagggccccacttatataggagggccccacttatacagcaggttagggtccagcctactgctgtaaagcaaaaatcgctgtatagtgaaacatagcctttctttcactttcaaatgcatataaaatcccgataacatatttacactatcacATATATAAATAAGCAATAgatctaggcctaaaaaatgcatatacagtacacacattacttaccttaaaatattttcgttcttagcttatagtgagtgttgAATAtacttattgtaggaagtctgaatatatGAAGAATGGTTATAATtaaaaactgctgtattagcgaaacgccgtaaagtgaagtgctgttgAGTgctcaaccacccagggaaataTCCACCATAACCCCTCATACCTATGGCACTATCCCTCAACCACCATGGTCCTTCAGAGAGCCATGGTGCTATCCCACAACCATTGACTCCTAAATTAATTCCTATTTATAGTTTAAGTGCTTGTATTTCCGCTGTATATAGATTTGAGAGCCGAGTTTATCTAGTTTCTAGCTAACATTTTAGATCTTAGCTCCCATTTTCTACTAGTAAGCTCCCATTTTCTACTAGTAAGCTCCCATTTTCTACTAGTAAGCTCCAATTTTCTGCTAGTAAGCTCCCATTTTCTACTAGTAAGCTCCCATTTTCTGCTAGTATGCTCCCATTTTCTACTAGTAAGCTCCCATTTTCTGCTAGTATGCTCCCATTTTCTGCTAGTATGCTCCCATTTTCTACTAGTAAGCTCCCATTTTCTACTAGTAAGCTCCCATTTTCTACTAGTAACCTCCCATTTTCTACTAGTAAGCTCCCATTTTCTGCTAGTAAGCTCCCATTTTCTACTAGTAAGCTCCCATTTTCTGCTAGTATGCTCCCATTTTCTACTAGTAAGCTCCCATTTTCTGCTAGTATGCTCCCATTTTCTGCTAGTATGCTCCCATTTTCTACTAGTAAGCTCCCATTTTCTGCTAGTATGCTCCCATTTTCTACTAGTAAGCTCCCATTTTCTGCTAGTATGCTCCCATTTTCTACTAGTAAGCTCCCATTTTCTACTAGTAAGCTCCCATTTTCTGCTAGTATGCTCCCATTTTCTACTAGTAAGCTCCCATTTTCTGCTAGTATGCTCCCATTTTCTACTAGTAAGCTCCCATTTTCTACTAGTAAGCTCCCATTTTCTGCTAGTATGCTCCCATTTTCTACTAGTAAGCTCCCATTTTCTGCTAGTATGCTCCCATTTTCTACTAGTAAGCTCCCATTTTCTACTAGTAAGCTCCCATTTTCTGCTAGTAAGCTCCCATTTTCTAGTAAGCTCCCATTTTCTACTAGTAAGCTCCCATTTTCTGCTAGTAAGCTCCCATTTTCTACTAGTAAGTTCCTATTTTCTACTAGTAGCTCCCATTTTCTGCTAGTATGCTCCCATTTTCTACTAGTAAGCTCCCATTTTCTGCTAGTATGCTCCCATTTTCTACTAGTAAGCTCCCATTTTCTACTAGTAAGCTCCCATTTTCTACTAGTAAGCTCCCATTTTCTACTAGTAAGCTCCCATTTTCTACTAGTAAGCTCCCATTTTCTACTAGTAAGCTCCCATTTCCTACTAGTAGCTCCCATTTTCTGCTAGTATGCTCCCATTTTCTACTAGTAAGCTCCCATTTTCTACTAGTAAGTTCCCATTTTCTACTAGTAAGCTCCCATTTTCTACTAGTAAGCTCCCATTTTATGCTAGTAAGCTCCCATTTTCTACTAGTAAGCTCCCATTTTCTACTAGTAAGCTCCCATTTTCTACTAGTTAGCTCCCATTTTATAGTAGTAAGTTCCCATTTTCTACTAGTAAGTTCCCATTTTCTACTAGTAAGTTGTCAATTTCTACTAGTAAGCTCCCATTTTCTACTAGTAAGCTCTAGTAAGTTCCTCCCATTTTCTACTAGTAAGTTCCCATTTTCTACTAGTAAGTTCCCATCCTAGTAAGTTCCCATTAAGCTCCCATTTTCTACTAGTAAGCTCCCATTTTCTACTAGTAAGTTCCCATTTTCTACTAGTAAGCTCCCATTTTCTACTAGTAAGTTCCCATTTTCTACTAGTAAGTTCCCATTTTCTACTAGTAAGCTCCCATTTTCTACTAGTAAGCTCCCATTTTCTACTAGTAAGTTCCCATTTTCTACTAGTAAGCTCCCATTTTATAATAGTAAGTTCCCATTTTCTACTAGTAAGTTCCCATTTTCTACTAGTAAGCTCCCATTTTCTACTAGTAAGCTCCCATTTTCTACTAGTAAGCTCCCATTTCCTACTAGTAGCTCCCATTTTCTGCTAGTATGCTCCCATTTTCTACTAGTAAGCTCCCATTTTCTACTAGTAAGTTCCCATTTTCTACTAATAAGCTCCCATTTTCTGCTAGTAAGCTCCCATTTTATACTAGTAAGCTCCCATTTTCTACTAGTAAGTTCCCATTTTCTACTAGTAAGCTCCCATTTTATACTAGTAAGTTCCCATTTTCTACTAGTTAGCTCCCATTTTCTACTAGTAAGCTCCCATTTTCTACTAGTAAGTTCCCATTTTCTACTAGTAAGTTCCCAT
Protein-coding sequences here:
- the LOC128699566 gene encoding uncharacterized protein translates to MSLLKGEVKECERESEARVWYPPPDTLGRSYLLSLPNYSLDTWQELCIDPRDPTTFPEYKTGEYGVPEAQRNPLNPQIQVQAGSSGFHDSGNLPQSSLEAHLVATQPQPSSYIQMPLNYIQPQITSHSGIIQLESFRNTEVSSVQHPRLLRLGLPHTLLDLPHNEQPQELGVTESHLGAHDLPASDLNTHLRVGLLDLVYDKPNNRTPHHLLRWFGTIYTMLLEVLFYMQSLFVAPCAICCWAVCFGCLTFMNVWVLTPVMSVLENVCRMLEMVMEVVCWGCVSPVAKNCGLILSRIHITHVRIRPTIARHFFHRDWD